A region of Sphingomonas crusticola DNA encodes the following proteins:
- a CDS encoding TetR/AcrR family transcriptional regulator, which yields MPKRPPEHMEAQRERILRAALRCISDLGIERASIAEIRKQAGLSAGALYTHFANKDAIVAAALRFASVKEAYLPETWPEFAAAVASMAGDDGFDAATVARMQLQVYAAGIRPGAQHDLLRPIIAGALDLVVSHLSAMEREGRVRLRMSPLKTALAIGAIRDGIVWSGLALDRAFDEIEADIVAAISCLTEPLLTD from the coding sequence ATGCCCAAGAGGCCGCCAGAGCATATGGAGGCGCAGCGCGAACGGATCCTGCGCGCGGCGCTGCGCTGTATCAGTGACCTCGGCATCGAGCGGGCCTCGATCGCGGAGATCCGCAAGCAGGCTGGGCTAAGCGCGGGCGCGCTCTACACACATTTCGCCAACAAGGATGCGATCGTTGCTGCGGCGTTGCGCTTCGCGTCGGTCAAGGAAGCCTATCTCCCGGAAACCTGGCCCGAATTCGCCGCGGCAGTCGCCAGCATGGCGGGCGATGACGGCTTCGATGCCGCCACGGTCGCGCGCATGCAGCTCCAGGTCTACGCCGCCGGCATCCGCCCGGGCGCGCAGCACGATCTCCTCAGGCCGATCATCGCTGGCGCGCTCGACCTTGTTGTTAGCCACCTTTCCGCCATGGAGCGGGAGGGCCGCGTCAGGCTGCGCATGAGCCCCCTGAAAACGGCCCTCGCGATCGGCGCGATCCGCGACGGCATTGTGTGGAGCGGCCTTGCGCTCGATCGCGCGTTCGACGAGATCGAGGCGGACATCGTCGCAGCGATCTCCTGCCTGACCGAGCCGCTGCTCACAGACTGA
- a CDS encoding FG-GAP repeat domain-containing protein: MTDNQGHTSFTPISYNHGPIATEWTIAAVGDLNADGKDDLLWRHVDGAISTWNSTGTGFIENSYYHGSVGQSWTVEGLADFTGDNRADILWRNTDGSLSTWTATDAASGAGFSENSWLRNPIDLAWHVVGLGDFNGDGKDDILWHHDSGALSVWTSTGAGFAENQFNAGAAASWQVAQVGDYNGDGLSDVLWRNSDGAVSVWQSTGSGWAQNTYYDATNGADWTLVSHHFSL; the protein is encoded by the coding sequence GTGACCGACAATCAGGGACACACCAGTTTCACCCCCATTTCCTACAATCACGGACCGATTGCGACGGAATGGACCATCGCGGCGGTCGGTGACCTCAATGCCGACGGCAAGGACGACCTGTTGTGGCGGCACGTGGACGGCGCGATCTCGACCTGGAATTCGACCGGCACCGGCTTCATCGAGAATAGCTATTATCACGGCAGCGTCGGCCAGAGCTGGACTGTGGAGGGACTGGCCGACTTCACGGGCGACAACCGTGCCGATATCCTGTGGCGCAACACCGACGGCTCGCTTTCAACCTGGACGGCGACCGACGCCGCGTCGGGCGCGGGCTTCAGCGAGAATAGCTGGTTACGCAACCCGATCGACCTTGCCTGGCACGTGGTCGGTCTCGGCGACTTCAACGGCGACGGCAAAGACGACATTCTCTGGCACCATGATAGCGGTGCCTTGTCGGTCTGGACGTCTACGGGCGCCGGTTTTGCGGAAAACCAGTTCAACGCAGGCGCCGCGGCAAGCTGGCAGGTTGCGCAGGTTGGCGACTATAACGGCGACGGGCTCTCGGATGTACTGTGGCGCAACTCGGACGGGGCGGTGTCAGTATGGCAATCGACCGGCAGTGGGTGGGCGCAGAACACCTATTATGATGCAACCAACGGGGCCGACTGGACGCTGGTCTCGCATCATTTCAGTCTGTGA